A genomic segment from Micromonospora echinaurantiaca encodes:
- a CDS encoding MFS transporter has protein sequence MRRNAGLFVAISLLSGFGSTAMALVVGIWILDLTGSTSLAALAGLCVYAPVLAGPWLGALLDRVPRRPLVIAVNLALAAVLLSLLAVRGPGQTWLLFAVSCAYGLSYVLIDAGETALLPAALSPAELGDVNGWRSSAQEGMKLVAPAAGAGLYAWHGGHAVAVLSAAMPVLVAALYLAVRLVHTPPDPPTRRQGGLRAGLAVLAGQRATRVPVALAAVSIAMSGLTTAALYAIVVTELDLPATFLGVLVSAQGAGSLVGGLIVGRLIARRGPAAVAVAGTVLFAVGCLARCLPWWPVTVVASVVAGVGLPWTLVAAVTAVQTHTPAAMLGRVAGTANTAMFGPIAVAIPLGSAAVHLGGRPPLIAAAVICLISAAVAWRSRRPESFEAPAGARAGMVTEPSR, from the coding sequence ATGCGCCGCAACGCTGGCCTGTTCGTGGCGATCTCGCTGTTGTCCGGCTTCGGCAGCACCGCGATGGCCCTGGTGGTCGGCATCTGGATCCTCGACCTCACCGGCTCCACCAGCCTCGCCGCCCTCGCCGGCCTGTGCGTGTACGCCCCGGTCCTCGCCGGCCCGTGGCTGGGCGCCCTGCTCGACCGGGTGCCTCGGCGTCCGCTCGTCATCGCCGTCAACCTGGCGTTGGCCGCCGTCCTGCTGAGCCTCCTCGCCGTCCGGGGGCCCGGGCAGACCTGGCTGCTGTTCGCCGTGTCGTGCGCCTACGGCCTCAGCTACGTCCTCATCGACGCCGGCGAGACGGCGCTGCTGCCGGCCGCCCTGTCGCCCGCCGAACTCGGCGACGTCAACGGGTGGCGCTCCAGCGCCCAGGAGGGCATGAAGTTGGTCGCCCCGGCGGCCGGCGCCGGCCTGTACGCCTGGCACGGCGGTCACGCCGTGGCCGTACTCAGCGCCGCCATGCCCGTGCTGGTCGCCGCCCTGTACCTGGCGGTGCGACTGGTCCACACCCCACCCGACCCGCCGACCCGACGGCAGGGTGGCCTCCGGGCCGGGCTCGCCGTCCTGGCCGGGCAGCGGGCGACCCGCGTCCCGGTGGCGCTGGCCGCGGTGTCGATCGCCATGTCCGGCCTCACCACCGCGGCGCTGTACGCGATCGTCGTCACCGAACTGGACCTGCCGGCGACGTTCCTCGGCGTGCTGGTCAGCGCCCAGGGAGCGGGGTCGCTGGTGGGCGGTCTGATCGTCGGCCGGCTCATCGCCCGGCGCGGCCCGGCCGCCGTCGCCGTCGCCGGCACCGTGCTCTTCGCGGTCGGCTGCCTGGCGCGGTGCCTGCCGTGGTGGCCGGTCACGGTGGTCGCGTCGGTGGTCGCCGGTGTCGGTCTGCCGTGGACGCTGGTCGCGGCGGTGACCGCGGTGCAGACGCACACCCCGGCGGCGATGCTCGGCCGGGTGGCCGGGACGGCGAACACCGCGATGTTCGGGCCGATCGCCGTGGCGATCCCACTCGGCTCCGCCGCCGTCCACCTCGGCGGGCGACCGCCGCTGATCGCGGCGGCGGTGATCTGCCTGATCTCTGCGGCGGTCGCCTGGCGGAGCCGTCGGCCCGAAAGTTTCGAGGCTCCGGCCGGCGCCCGTGCCGGCATG